A single region of the Micropterus dolomieu isolate WLL.071019.BEF.003 ecotype Adirondacks linkage group LG18, ASM2129224v1, whole genome shotgun sequence genome encodes:
- the bap1 gene encoding ubiquitin carboxyl-terminal hydrolase BAP1 isoform X1, with the protein MNKGWLELESDPGLFTLLVEDFGVKGVQVEEIYDLQSKCQSPVYGFIFLFKWIEERRSRRKVNTLVDETSVIDEEIVNDMFFAHQLIPNSCATHALLSVLLNCSGVELGTTLSRMKAFTKGFSPESKGYAIGNAPELARAHNSHARPEPRHLPEKQNGISAVRTMEAFHFVSYVPIKDRLFELDGLKAYPIDHGPWGEEEEWTDKARRVIMERIGLATAGEPYHDIRFNLMAVVPDRRMKYESKLEILKRNRQTVLEGLQKMIRLTQPELVHDKKQQDSSTPDDGTAALKKEANVVPVTSQGTDQASSDSVDEPGAQSKDAPSPSANTKVMGKPPVPTGGAQQVTSPNPIVQRLPAFLDNHNYAKSPMQEEEDLAAGVGRSRITGPPQTQYSDDEDDYEDDEEEVTGSAGASNRYRRKASLRTRTGRVGTGMESQIALTVLAEKLKKEAQRKDALNTPLSVHTEGRTGGICITSASQPSPTPSNESTDTASEIGSAFNSPLRSPARSQAATRPSSPVASHLSRVLFGEDELLRLDSRHNRAVRELGPSVSVALLHLKEDGVICALPPSVDLAADGTKQPCTSENAKDKEQARLEAGEKERVNEGPSVEVKEEESKDGAEVRPSKEKPSTVETAADSKPPGEKYTPKELLALLKCVEADIANYEVYLKEEVEKRKKYKIDDQRRTHNYDEFICTFISMLAQEGMLASLVEQNISVRRRQGVSIGRLHKQRKPDRRKRSRPYKAKRQ; encoded by the exons ATGAACAAAGGGTGGCTGGAGCTCGAGAGTGATCCAG GACTGTTCACTTTGCTGGTGGAAGATTTTG GTGTCAAAGGTGTCCAAGTAGAGGAAATATATGACCTCCAAAGCAAATGTCAAAG TCCGGTCTATGGCTTCATCTTCCTGTTCAAGTGGATTGAGGAGCGCCGTTCCAGGAGGAAAGTTAACACTTTGGTGGATGAGACCTCTGTCATCGATGAGGAAATTGTAAATGATATGTTCTTTGCTCATCAG CTGATACCAAATTCATGTGCCACCCACGCTTTGTTGAGTGTGCTTCTGAACTGCAGCGGCGTTGAGCTCGGCACCACTCTCAGTCGCATGAAGGCTTTCACAAAAGGCTTTAGTCCAGAG AGTAAAGGTTATGCAATAGGAAACGCCCCAGAGCTTGCAAGAGCACATAACAGCCATGCCAG ACCGGAGCCCAGGCACCTGCCGGAGAAACAGAATGGGATCAGTGCGGTGCGGACCATGGAAGCCTTCCACTTTGTCAGCTACGTGCCCATCAAAGACCGGCTTTTTGAGCTTGATGGACTCAAGGCTTACCCCATTGACCATG GGCCctggggagaggaggaggaatggACTGATAAAGCTCGGCGGGTTATCATGGAGAGGATTGGCCTGGCCACTGCTGG TGAGCCGTACCATGACATTCGCTTCAACCTGATGGCAGTGGTGCCTGACCGCAGGATGAAGTATGAGTCCAAACTGGAAATTCTAAAGAGGAATCGGCAGACTGTTCTGGAGGGTCTGCAGAAG ATGATCCGGCTCACTCAGCCCGAGCTTGTCCATGACAAGAAGCAACAGGACTCTTCCACTCCTGATGATGGCACCGCTGCATTAAAGAAAGAGGCAAATGTGGTGCCAGTTACATCACAGGGGACAGATCAGGCTTCTTCAG ATTCAGTGGATGAGCCAGGAGCTCAGTCTAAGGATGCACCCAGCCCCTCGGCAAACACAAAGGTCATGGGCAAACCACCAGTCCCCACAGGAGGTGCCCAGCAAGTCACCAGTCCCAACCCCATTGTTCAACGCCTGCCTGCCTTCCTGGACAACCACAACTATGCCAAGTCTCCAATGCAG gaagaggaggacctTGCTGCTGGAGTTGGTCGATCTCGAATAACGGGGCCTCCCCAGACCCAATACTCCGATGATGAAGATGACtatgaggatgatgaggaggaaGTGACTGGTTCTGCAGGCGCATCTAACAG ATATAGACGGAAGGCAAGTCTGCGCACACGAACTGGACGGGTAGGGACTGGAATGGAGAGCCAGATTGCCCTCACCGTATTGGCTGAGAAGCTGAAGAAGGAGGCTCAAAGGAAAGATGCCTTGAACACACCCCTTTCTGTACACACAGAAGGGCGCACCGGTGGCATTTGTATCACATCTGCTTCCCAGCCTTCCCCCACACCCAGCAACGAAAGCACCGACACCGCCTCCGAGATTGGCAGCGCCTTCAACTCCCCGCTGCGCTCACCCGCGCGCTCCCAGGCCGCCACGCGCCCGTCCAGTCCGGTTGCATCCCATCTGTCTCGTGTGCTGTTTGGAGAGGATGAGCTGCTGAGGCTAGACTCGAGACATAATCGTGCTGTGCGAGAGCTGGGTCCCTCTGTCAGCGTTGCCTTGTTACACCTGAAAGAGGATGGAGTCATCTGCGCTCTCCCTCCATCTG TAGATTTGGCCGCTGATGGCACAAAGCAGCCTTGTACCTCTGAGAACGCAAAAGACAAAGAGCAAGCACGCCTCGAagcaggagagaaggaaagagtgAACGAGGGACCATCTGTGGAggtgaaagaagaggagagcaaAGATGGAGCTGAGGTGAGACCTAGCAAGGAAAAGCCCAGCACTGTGGAAACTGCGGCAGACAGCAAGCCCCCTGGGGAAAAGTACACTCCCAAA GAGCTGCTTGCACTGCTCAAGTGTGTAGAGGCTGACATAGCCAATTATGAGGTGTACCTAAAGGAGGAAgtagaaaagagaaagaaatacaaa ATTGATGATCAGAGGAGGACTCATAATTACGATGAGTTCATCTGTACCTTTATATCAATGCTGGCCCAAGAAG GCATGTTGGCCAGCCTTGTGGAGCAAAACATTTCTGTGCGTCGTCGGCAGGGAGTGAGTATCGGCCGCTTGCACAAACAGAGGAAGCCTGACCGCAGGAAACGCTCCCGACCTTACAAAGCCAAGCGCCAGTAA
- the bap1 gene encoding ubiquitin carboxyl-terminal hydrolase BAP1 isoform X2 — MNKGWLELESDPGLFTLLVEDFGVKGVQVEEIYDLQSKCQSPVYGFIFLFKWIEERRSRRKVNTLVDETSVIDEEIVNDMFFAHQLIPNSCATHALLSVLLNCSGVELGTTLSRMKAFTKGFSPESKGYAIGNAPELARAHNSHARPEPRHLPEKQNGISAVRTMEAFHFVSYVPIKDRLFELDGLKAYPIDHGPWGEEEEWTDKARRVIMERIGLATAGEPYHDIRFNLMAVVPDRRMKYESKLEILKRNRQTVLEGLQKMIRLTQPELVHDKKQQDSSTPDDGTAALKKEANVVPVTSQGTDQASSDSVDEPGAQSKDAPSPSANTKVMGKPPVPTGGAQQVTSPNPIVQRLPAFLDNHNYAKSPMQEEEDLAAGVGRSRITGPPQTQYSDDEDDYEDDEEEVTGSAGASNRYRRKASLRTRTGRVGTGMESQIALTVLAEKLKKEAQRKDALNTPLSVHTEGRTGGICITSASQPSPTPSNESTDTASEIGSAFNSPLRSPARSQAATRPSSPVASHLSRVLFGEDELLRLDSRHNRAVRELGPSVSVALLHLKEDGVICALPPSDLAADGTKQPCTSENAKDKEQARLEAGEKERVNEGPSVEVKEEESKDGAEVRPSKEKPSTVETAADSKPPGEKYTPKELLALLKCVEADIANYEVYLKEEVEKRKKYKIDDQRRTHNYDEFICTFISMLAQEGMLASLVEQNISVRRRQGVSIGRLHKQRKPDRRKRSRPYKAKRQ; from the exons ATGAACAAAGGGTGGCTGGAGCTCGAGAGTGATCCAG GACTGTTCACTTTGCTGGTGGAAGATTTTG GTGTCAAAGGTGTCCAAGTAGAGGAAATATATGACCTCCAAAGCAAATGTCAAAG TCCGGTCTATGGCTTCATCTTCCTGTTCAAGTGGATTGAGGAGCGCCGTTCCAGGAGGAAAGTTAACACTTTGGTGGATGAGACCTCTGTCATCGATGAGGAAATTGTAAATGATATGTTCTTTGCTCATCAG CTGATACCAAATTCATGTGCCACCCACGCTTTGTTGAGTGTGCTTCTGAACTGCAGCGGCGTTGAGCTCGGCACCACTCTCAGTCGCATGAAGGCTTTCACAAAAGGCTTTAGTCCAGAG AGTAAAGGTTATGCAATAGGAAACGCCCCAGAGCTTGCAAGAGCACATAACAGCCATGCCAG ACCGGAGCCCAGGCACCTGCCGGAGAAACAGAATGGGATCAGTGCGGTGCGGACCATGGAAGCCTTCCACTTTGTCAGCTACGTGCCCATCAAAGACCGGCTTTTTGAGCTTGATGGACTCAAGGCTTACCCCATTGACCATG GGCCctggggagaggaggaggaatggACTGATAAAGCTCGGCGGGTTATCATGGAGAGGATTGGCCTGGCCACTGCTGG TGAGCCGTACCATGACATTCGCTTCAACCTGATGGCAGTGGTGCCTGACCGCAGGATGAAGTATGAGTCCAAACTGGAAATTCTAAAGAGGAATCGGCAGACTGTTCTGGAGGGTCTGCAGAAG ATGATCCGGCTCACTCAGCCCGAGCTTGTCCATGACAAGAAGCAACAGGACTCTTCCACTCCTGATGATGGCACCGCTGCATTAAAGAAAGAGGCAAATGTGGTGCCAGTTACATCACAGGGGACAGATCAGGCTTCTTCAG ATTCAGTGGATGAGCCAGGAGCTCAGTCTAAGGATGCACCCAGCCCCTCGGCAAACACAAAGGTCATGGGCAAACCACCAGTCCCCACAGGAGGTGCCCAGCAAGTCACCAGTCCCAACCCCATTGTTCAACGCCTGCCTGCCTTCCTGGACAACCACAACTATGCCAAGTCTCCAATGCAG gaagaggaggacctTGCTGCTGGAGTTGGTCGATCTCGAATAACGGGGCCTCCCCAGACCCAATACTCCGATGATGAAGATGACtatgaggatgatgaggaggaaGTGACTGGTTCTGCAGGCGCATCTAACAG ATATAGACGGAAGGCAAGTCTGCGCACACGAACTGGACGGGTAGGGACTGGAATGGAGAGCCAGATTGCCCTCACCGTATTGGCTGAGAAGCTGAAGAAGGAGGCTCAAAGGAAAGATGCCTTGAACACACCCCTTTCTGTACACACAGAAGGGCGCACCGGTGGCATTTGTATCACATCTGCTTCCCAGCCTTCCCCCACACCCAGCAACGAAAGCACCGACACCGCCTCCGAGATTGGCAGCGCCTTCAACTCCCCGCTGCGCTCACCCGCGCGCTCCCAGGCCGCCACGCGCCCGTCCAGTCCGGTTGCATCCCATCTGTCTCGTGTGCTGTTTGGAGAGGATGAGCTGCTGAGGCTAGACTCGAGACATAATCGTGCTGTGCGAGAGCTGGGTCCCTCTGTCAGCGTTGCCTTGTTACACCTGAAAGAGGATGGAGTCATCTGCGCTCTCCCTCCATCTG ATTTGGCCGCTGATGGCACAAAGCAGCCTTGTACCTCTGAGAACGCAAAAGACAAAGAGCAAGCACGCCTCGAagcaggagagaaggaaagagtgAACGAGGGACCATCTGTGGAggtgaaagaagaggagagcaaAGATGGAGCTGAGGTGAGACCTAGCAAGGAAAAGCCCAGCACTGTGGAAACTGCGGCAGACAGCAAGCCCCCTGGGGAAAAGTACACTCCCAAA GAGCTGCTTGCACTGCTCAAGTGTGTAGAGGCTGACATAGCCAATTATGAGGTGTACCTAAAGGAGGAAgtagaaaagagaaagaaatacaaa ATTGATGATCAGAGGAGGACTCATAATTACGATGAGTTCATCTGTACCTTTATATCAATGCTGGCCCAAGAAG GCATGTTGGCCAGCCTTGTGGAGCAAAACATTTCTGTGCGTCGTCGGCAGGGAGTGAGTATCGGCCGCTTGCACAAACAGAGGAAGCCTGACCGCAGGAAACGCTCCCGACCTTACAAAGCCAAGCGCCAGTAA